Proteins encoded together in one Dechloromonas sp. HYN0024 window:
- a CDS encoding tetratricopeptide repeat protein → MLLKRIAAALTLALGLTHGGYGLAAGDAAAKPASKRPNPQAASEDLLARTVFQALVGEFALQRGDAKLGSDAWTDLAQRTRDPKVLARATEVAGQARQFDRALELSRLWLEVEPDSTQARQSQSSLLILAKRLDELAPQLTQLLEQDKVNLGTNLMHLNRMLSRHEDKKAVQSLVDRVASPYDKLPEAHFAMAQAAANANDNLRALNETEKALQLRPDWESAALARAQLQSRLSIQTAIDSLDRFVNANPTARDARMALARLFISEKRYDDARRHFDRLIKDNPDSPELIYPVAMLALQQGDLNTGRSQLEHLLYTDFADKSSIHFFLGQLDQEQNKADAAAEHFRQVTAGEQYVAARSRLAQLLLQQGKINEAVDLLHNTRGGTATEQSQLVLAESQILREAGRHTDAYGVLEAALKRQPDNPELLYEAALTAERIGQPAALEGHLKHLLSLKPDHAHALNALGYSWADRNIRLPEANALIARALSLMPEDPFIMDSMGWVLYRQGKLAEALKTLEQAYRIKADPEIAAHLGEVLWVLNRKDEAGRLLKEAAKANPDNEVLGAAVKKFRP, encoded by the coding sequence ATGCTACTGAAGCGAATCGCTGCCGCCCTTACCCTCGCCCTGGGACTGACCCACGGCGGCTATGGCCTGGCCGCTGGCGACGCTGCCGCCAAACCGGCCAGCAAGCGCCCGAACCCGCAAGCCGCCTCGGAGGATCTGCTGGCGCGTACGGTCTTTCAAGCGCTGGTTGGCGAATTCGCGCTGCAGCGCGGCGATGCCAAACTCGGCTCCGACGCCTGGACCGATCTGGCCCAGCGCACCCGTGACCCGAAAGTGCTGGCCCGCGCTACCGAGGTGGCCGGCCAGGCCCGCCAGTTCGATCGCGCCCTCGAGCTTTCCCGACTGTGGCTTGAGGTTGAACCTGACTCAACCCAGGCGCGGCAATCGCAGTCCTCGCTGCTGATTCTCGCCAAACGCCTCGACGAACTCGCTCCGCAACTGACCCAGTTGCTCGAACAGGACAAGGTCAACCTCGGCACCAACCTCATGCATCTCAACCGCATGCTGTCCCGCCACGAGGACAAGAAAGCCGTCCAGTCCCTCGTCGACCGGGTTGCCTCGCCTTATGACAAGTTGCCCGAGGCCCATTTTGCAATGGCCCAGGCCGCAGCCAATGCCAACGATAACCTGCGCGCCCTGAACGAAACCGAAAAGGCGCTGCAGTTGCGCCCCGACTGGGAAAGCGCCGCCCTGGCCCGGGCCCAATTGCAGTCCCGGCTGTCCATCCAGACCGCAATCGACAGCCTGGACCGTTTCGTCAACGCCAACCCGACCGCCCGCGACGCCAGAATGGCCCTGGCCCGACTGTTCATCAGCGAAAAGCGCTACGACGACGCCCGCCGTCATTTCGACCGCCTGATCAAAGACAACCCGGACAGCCCCGAGCTCATCTACCCGGTCGCCATGCTGGCCCTGCAACAGGGCGACCTGAACACCGGTCGCAGCCAGCTCGAACACCTGCTCTACACGGATTTCGCCGACAAGAGCAGCATCCACTTCTTCCTCGGCCAACTCGACCAGGAACAGAACAAGGCCGACGCTGCCGCCGAACACTTCCGCCAGGTTACGGCCGGCGAACAATATGTCGCCGCTCGTTCGCGACTAGCCCAACTCCTCCTCCAGCAGGGCAAGATCAACGAGGCTGTCGACCTCCTTCACAACACCCGCGGCGGCACAGCCACCGAACAGTCCCAACTGGTCCTTGCCGAGTCGCAGATTCTGCGCGAAGCCGGCCGGCACACCGACGCCTACGGCGTTCTCGAAGCCGCCCTCAAGCGCCAGCCAGACAATCCGGAACTGCTCTACGAAGCCGCCCTGACGGCAGAACGCATCGGTCAGCCGGCGGCCCTCGAAGGCCACCTCAAGCACCTGCTCAGCCTCAAGCCGGATCACGCCCATGCCCTGAACGCCCTCGGTTATTCATGGGCCGACCGCAACATCCGCCTGCCGGAAGCCAACGCCCTGATTGCCAGGGCGCTCAGCCTGATGCCGGAAGACCCCTTCATCATGGACAGCATGGGCTGGGTTCTCTACCGCCAGGGCAAACTGGCCGAAGCCTTGAAGACACTGGAGCAGGCCTACCGCATCAAGGCCGACCCGGAAATCGCCGCCCACCTGGGCGAAGTCCTCTGGGTACTCAACCGCAAGGATGAAGCCGGCCGCCTTCTCAAGGAAGCCGCCAAAGCCAATCCGGACAATGAAGTCCTGGGGGCCGCCGTCAAGAAATTCCGGCCTTGA
- the lolB gene encoding lipoprotein insertase outer membrane protein LolB — translation MILRLALLLAVSLLTACTSLPPAPMAERDTLGDFVLEGRFALRVSMPGQAAQNSGGRLTWTHQKTGDRVLLASPLGYGLAEIETTPEISRLRTADGRTRESSDPDTLIEDVTGQRLPISRLPTWLLGRSGGAAQITRDPLGRPVRLIEDGWQVDYSFEDEHPGALPARLTLSRPGEIELRLRIEAWKDGQ, via the coding sequence TTGATATTGCGCCTCGCCCTGCTCCTCGCGGTCAGCCTGCTGACTGCCTGCACCAGCCTGCCGCCGGCGCCAATGGCCGAGCGCGACACCCTGGGCGATTTTGTCCTCGAGGGACGCTTTGCGCTGCGCGTCTCAATGCCCGGCCAGGCCGCGCAAAACTCAGGTGGACGCCTGACTTGGACGCACCAGAAAACTGGCGACCGCGTCCTGCTCGCCAGCCCACTCGGCTACGGCCTGGCCGAAATCGAGACCACGCCGGAAATTTCCCGTCTGCGCACGGCGGATGGCAGGACACGCGAATCAAGCGACCCCGACACCCTGATTGAAGACGTCACCGGCCAGCGCCTGCCGATCAGCCGGCTGCCGACCTGGTTGCTCGGCCGCTCGGGTGGCGCGGCGCAGATCACGCGCGACCCCCTTGGCCGCCCGGTCCGTCTGATCGAAGACGGCTGGCAAGTCGATTACAGCTTTGAAGATGAGCACCCGGGTGCGCTGCCCGCCCGCCTAACCCTGTCGCGCCCGGGCGAAATCGAATTGCGCCTGCGCATCGAAGCATGGAAGGACGGGCAATGA
- the ispE gene encoding 4-(cytidine 5'-diphospho)-2-C-methyl-D-erythritol kinase codes for MTDWNWDSAWPAPAKLNLFLHVVGRRADGYHLLQTVFRFIDRADTLRFAPRSDDQIVLATPIPGVPADTDLTVRAARQLQEASSCRQGVTIHLDKQLPMGGGLGGGSSDAATVLLALNHLWQTGLDRPTLEKIGLSLGADVPVFVHGHNTFAEGVGEAFTDVALPAASYLILHPDVHVPTAAIFGAADLKRDTPAISPTDWQPGQGHNDLEPVACTRFPAVADHLDWLKGHAPQAMMTGSGACVFAAFARRSEAEAVLAKCPTGMRGWVADGLAAHPLAKIR; via the coding sequence ATGACCGACTGGAACTGGGATAGCGCCTGGCCAGCCCCGGCCAAACTGAATCTTTTCCTGCACGTCGTGGGTCGCCGCGCCGATGGCTATCATTTGCTGCAAACCGTTTTCCGTTTCATCGACCGGGCCGATACCTTGCGCTTTGCGCCGCGCAGCGATGATCAAATCGTTCTCGCCACGCCGATCCCCGGCGTCCCCGCCGACACCGACCTGACGGTCCGTGCCGCCCGGCAACTGCAGGAAGCCTCCAGCTGCCGGCAGGGCGTCACCATCCACCTCGACAAGCAGCTGCCGATGGGCGGCGGACTGGGTGGCGGCTCCTCCGACGCGGCGACCGTATTGCTCGCGCTGAACCACCTATGGCAAACCGGCCTCGACCGACCCACCCTGGAAAAGATCGGGCTCAGCCTTGGGGCCGACGTCCCGGTTTTCGTCCATGGTCACAACACCTTTGCCGAAGGCGTTGGCGAGGCGTTTACCGATGTCGCGTTACCCGCAGCCAGCTACCTGATCCTGCACCCCGACGTTCACGTGCCGACCGCAGCCATTTTCGGCGCGGCCGATCTGAAGCGGGACACCCCGGCCATCAGCCCGACCGACTGGCAGCCCGGCCAGGGCCACAACGACCTGGAGCCGGTTGCCTGCACCCGCTTCCCGGCCGTCGCCGACCATCTCGACTGGCTCAAGGGCCACGCCCCCCAGGCCATGATGACCGGTTCCGGGGCCTGCGTCTTTGCCGCCTTTGCCCGACGCAGCGAGGCCGAAGCCGTTCTGGCCAAGTGCCCGACCGGCATGCGGGGCTGGGTTGCCGACGGCCTCGCCGCCCACCCGCTCGCAAAAATTCGCTAA
- a CDS encoding ribose-phosphate pyrophosphokinase has protein sequence MAYNSLMVFTGNANPKLAADVATQLNVDLGRANVGRFSDGEVSVELQEHVRGRDIFVLQSTCAPCNDNLMELLVIVDSLKRASAGRITATIPYFGYARQDRRSRSSRVPIAAKLVANMLVASGVDRVLTMDLHAEQIQGFFDIPVDNIYALPILLDDIRKQHYENPMVVSPDHGGVVRARSLAKRLECDLAIIDKRRPKANVSEVMNIIGEVDGRTCIIMDDMVDTAGTLCKAATALKANGAKKVVAYCTHPVLSGPAVERVNSSDLDALVVTDTIPLRDEAAASPRIRQLSVAEIMAETIRRISNDDSVSSLFID, from the coding sequence ATGGCCTACAACAGCTTGATGGTCTTCACCGGCAATGCCAATCCAAAACTGGCTGCCGACGTCGCAACGCAACTCAATGTCGATCTCGGTCGCGCCAATGTCGGTCGTTTTTCCGACGGCGAAGTCAGCGTCGAACTGCAGGAACACGTTCGTGGCCGTGACATCTTCGTGCTGCAATCGACCTGCGCACCCTGCAACGACAACCTGATGGAACTGCTGGTCATCGTCGACTCGCTCAAGCGCGCCTCGGCCGGCCGTATCACCGCCACCATCCCCTACTTTGGCTACGCCCGCCAGGACCGCCGTTCGCGCTCCTCGCGCGTGCCCATCGCCGCCAAGCTGGTCGCCAACATGCTCGTCGCCTCCGGCGTCGACCGCGTCCTGACCATGGACCTCCATGCCGAACAGATTCAGGGCTTCTTCGACATTCCGGTCGATAACATCTACGCCCTGCCCATCCTGCTCGACGACATCCGCAAGCAGCATTATGAAAACCCGATGGTCGTTTCGCCCGATCACGGCGGCGTTGTCCGCGCCCGCTCGCTGGCCAAGCGTCTCGAATGCGATCTGGCGATCATCGACAAGCGCCGCCCGAAAGCCAACGTCTCCGAAGTGATGAACATCATCGGTGAAGTCGACGGACGCACCTGCATTATCATGGACGACATGGTCGACACCGCCGGCACCCTGTGCAAGGCCGCCACCGCGCTGAAAGCCAATGGCGCCAAGAAGGTTGTCGCCTACTGTACCCACCCGGTACTGTCCGGCCCGGCCGTCGAGCGCGTGAACAGCTCCGACCTCGACGCCCTGGTCGTCACCGATACCATCCCGCTGCGCGACGAGGCTGCTGCATCGCCCCGTATCCGTCAGCTTTCCGTGGCCGAAATCATGGCCGAAACCATTCGCCGCATCAGCAACGACGACTCCGTCTCGTCGCTGTTCATCGACTAA
- a CDS encoding 50S ribosomal protein L25/general stress protein Ctc encodes MQFELNAQARTLQGTGASRRLRRAGTVPGIVYGGEAAPVAIETNHNELLLKLKKEAFHSSVINLVVDGKKEQVLLRDYQMHAYRPLVLHIDFQRVDATHELHIKVPLHFVNEEIAPGVKLNGGLVNHVITEVDVHCLAKDLPEFVEVDLSALKIGDSIHLSQLKLPNGVKLVAHATDDVVVGIVGKGGSTEEAAEGEAAAE; translated from the coding sequence ATGCAATTTGAACTTAACGCCCAAGCGCGTACGCTGCAGGGAACGGGTGCGAGCCGCCGCCTGCGTCGCGCTGGCACCGTCCCGGGTATCGTCTACGGTGGCGAAGCTGCCCCGGTAGCCATCGAAACCAACCACAACGAACTGTTGCTCAAGCTGAAGAAGGAAGCCTTCCATTCTTCCGTGATCAACCTCGTGGTCGATGGCAAGAAGGAACAAGTCCTTCTCCGCGATTACCAGATGCACGCCTACCGTCCGCTGGTTCTGCACATCGACTTCCAGCGCGTCGACGCCACGCACGAACTGCACATCAAGGTGCCGCTGCACTTCGTCAACGAAGAAATCGCCCCGGGCGTCAAGCTCAATGGCGGCCTGGTCAACCACGTCATCACCGAAGTCGATGTCCACTGCCTGGCCAAGGATCTGCCCGAGTTCGTCGAAGTCGACCTGTCGGCCCTGAAGATCGGTGACAGCATCCACCTCTCCCAGCTCAAGCTGCCGAACGGCGTCAAGCTCGTTGCCCACGCCACTGACGACGTCGTCGTCGGCATCGTCGGCAAGGGTGGTTCGACCGAAGAAGCCGCTGAAGGCGAAGCTGCTGCCGAGTAA
- the pth gene encoding aminoacyl-tRNA hydrolase codes for MNPPRLIVGLGNPGPEYEATRHNVGFWFVDHLADKLKMALAPQAKFHGKAARSGETWLLQPSTFMNRSGQSVAALANFYKIPAEEILVIHDELDLPPGGIRLKQGGGNGGHNGLKDIQAKLGTPDFWRLRLGIGHPRTLGLSQQVVDFVLHQPRKEELPDIEHALARCLLAWPKLAAGDFAGAQQQLHGKAV; via the coding sequence ATGAACCCACCCCGCCTGATCGTCGGCCTCGGCAACCCCGGCCCGGAATACGAAGCGACCCGACACAATGTCGGCTTCTGGTTTGTCGACCATCTCGCCGACAAACTGAAGATGGCGCTCGCCCCCCAGGCCAAGTTCCATGGCAAGGCGGCGCGCAGTGGTGAAACCTGGCTCCTCCAGCCAAGCACCTTCATGAACCGCTCCGGTCAGTCGGTCGCTGCGCTGGCCAATTTCTACAAGATTCCCGCCGAAGAGATTCTCGTCATCCATGATGAACTTGACCTGCCACCCGGCGGCATTCGCCTCAAGCAGGGCGGCGGCAATGGCGGACACAACGGCCTGAAGGATATTCAGGCCAAACTCGGCACGCCGGATTTCTGGCGACTGCGCCTCGGCATCGGCCATCCGCGCACCCTCGGCCTGTCCCAGCAGGTTGTAGACTTCGTGCTGCACCAGCCGCGCAAGGAAGAACTGCCGGACATTGAACACGCCCTCGCCCGCTGCCTGCTGGCCTGGCCCAAACTTGCCGCCGGAGACTTTGCCGGCGCCCAACAACAGTTACACGGTAAAGCCGTCTAG
- the ychF gene encoding redox-regulated ATPase YchF gives MSLKCGIVGLPNVGKSTLFNALTKSGIAAENYPFCTIEPNVGIVEVPDKRMAALAAIVKPQKMQPAIVEFVDIAGLVAGASKGEGLGNQFLANIRETDAIVHVVRCFADDNVIHVSGGVDPLRDIEVIDTELALADMASVEKALNRYRRPASSGDKEAKALVAVLEKCFTQLDQAKAIRALDLSKEELALIKPFCMITGKPVLYVANVAESGFENNPLLDAVRAHAATEKAEVVSVCAAIESEIADLDDEEKQMFLADLGLEEPGLDRLIHAGYKLLGLATYFTAGVKEVRAWTIHQGDTAPQAAGVIHTDFERGFIRAQTIAYEDFITYKGEAGAKEAGKMRAEGKEYVVKDGDVMNFLFNV, from the coding sequence ATGTCTTTGAAATGCGGCATCGTCGGCCTGCCCAACGTCGGCAAATCCACCCTCTTCAACGCCCTGACCAAGTCGGGCATTGCGGCAGAAAACTACCCCTTCTGCACCATCGAGCCGAACGTCGGCATCGTTGAAGTGCCCGACAAGCGCATGGCCGCGCTCGCCGCCATCGTCAAGCCGCAGAAGATGCAGCCGGCCATTGTCGAATTCGTCGACATCGCCGGCCTCGTCGCCGGCGCCTCCAAGGGCGAAGGCCTGGGCAACCAGTTCCTGGCCAATATCCGCGAAACCGACGCCATCGTGCATGTCGTGCGCTGCTTTGCCGACGACAACGTGATCCACGTCTCGGGCGGCGTCGATCCGCTGCGCGACATCGAAGTCATCGACACTGAACTCGCGCTGGCTGACATGGCCTCGGTCGAGAAGGCGCTCAACCGCTACCGCCGCCCGGCCAGTTCCGGTGACAAGGAAGCCAAGGCGCTGGTCGCCGTTCTCGAAAAATGCTTCACCCAGCTCGACCAGGCCAAGGCCATTCGCGCCCTCGACCTTTCCAAGGAAGAACTGGCCCTGATCAAGCCCTTCTGCATGATCACCGGCAAGCCCGTGCTCTACGTCGCCAACGTCGCCGAGAGCGGCTTCGAGAACAACCCGCTGCTCGACGCCGTGCGCGCCCACGCGGCCACCGAAAAGGCCGAAGTGGTGTCGGTCTGCGCCGCCATCGAATCGGAAATCGCCGACCTCGACGACGAAGAAAAGCAGATGTTCCTCGCCGACCTCGGCCTCGAAGAGCCCGGCCTCGACCGCCTCATCCACGCCGGTTACAAGCTGCTTGGCCTGGCCACCTACTTCACGGCCGGGGTCAAGGAAGTGCGCGCCTGGACCATCCATCAGGGCGACACCGCCCCGCAGGCGGCCGGTGTCATCCATACCGACTTCGAGCGCGGCTTCATTCGCGCCCAGACCATCGCCTATGAAGACTTCATCACCTACAAGGGCGAAGCCGGGGCCAAAGAAGCCGGCAAGATGCGCGCCGAAGGCAAGGAATATGTGGTCAAGGACGGTGACGTCATGAATTTCCTGTTTAACGTCTGA
- a CDS encoding bifunctional diguanylate cyclase/phosphodiesterase, whose product MKRAVTSNAEHSSKRNSPSEKALLCAFEQSHEGILVTDCNNHIVAANQAFTRLSGYSLKELIGRNPRVLASGRTTQALYAAMRQALDTQDYWEGEVWNKHKDGSIYPRQLKISVLRHADGSFQGHVANYIDTHASHEVADRLTYLAYHDPLTNLPNRLAFELQLAQSLRACERTNQQLALMLIDLDNFKNINDTLGHQIGDQLLQSVAQRLRECVRASDLVARIGGDEFVVVLPEIESPLTAARVASKIQSNLVDSHMISDHVLYATPSIGISLYPIDGRDPGTLLRNADTAMYFAKSAGRNNHQFYTTRMNEAAGERLQMENELRQAVAGISPTGSEFALHFQPQIETVSGRVVGVEALLRWNSPKLGLISPMRFIPIAEETGLIQPLGDWVIWETCRLIRVMKGRGVTGIRVAINISAQQLRHENLVLLVRGALACYDLEAQDIELEITESTAMDKPEMTLTILDQLAAMGVKLAIDDFGTGYSSLAYLKHLPIHRLKLDRSFVKDLETDPNDAAICTATIALGHSLGLELVAEGVETETQRDFLAGLGCDMLQGYLYSRPMPFEATVDYLKAHQPTNG is encoded by the coding sequence ATGAAGCGCGCCGTCACCAGCAATGCCGAGCACTCCTCGAAGCGGAACTCCCCCTCCGAGAAGGCTCTGCTTTGCGCTTTCGAACAAAGCCACGAAGGCATTCTGGTCACTGACTGCAACAACCACATTGTTGCGGCCAACCAGGCCTTCACCCGACTGAGTGGCTATTCACTCAAAGAACTGATCGGCCGGAACCCCAGGGTTCTGGCCTCCGGTCGCACCACCCAGGCCCTCTATGCGGCCATGCGGCAGGCCCTCGACACCCAGGACTACTGGGAAGGTGAGGTCTGGAACAAGCACAAGGATGGCTCGATCTATCCGCGCCAACTGAAGATATCCGTGCTGCGCCATGCCGACGGCAGCTTTCAGGGGCATGTCGCCAACTACATCGACACCCATGCCAGCCACGAGGTTGCCGACCGCCTGACCTATCTGGCCTATCACGATCCGCTGACCAACCTGCCCAACCGGCTGGCTTTCGAATTACAATTGGCGCAGTCCCTGCGCGCCTGCGAACGCACTAACCAGCAGTTGGCGCTGATGTTGATCGACCTCGATAACTTCAAGAACATCAACGACACGCTCGGCCATCAGATCGGCGACCAGCTCTTGCAAAGCGTCGCCCAGCGCTTGCGCGAATGCGTCCGGGCCAGCGATCTGGTCGCCCGCATCGGCGGTGATGAATTCGTCGTCGTCCTCCCGGAAATCGAATCCCCGCTGACCGCTGCCCGCGTTGCCAGCAAGATTCAGAGCAATCTGGTCGACAGCCACATGATCTCCGATCACGTGCTGTACGCCACCCCCAGCATCGGCATCAGCCTGTATCCGATTGATGGACGTGATCCCGGCACATTGCTCCGCAATGCCGACACGGCGATGTACTTCGCCAAGAGCGCCGGCCGCAACAACCACCAGTTCTATACAACCCGAATGAACGAGGCGGCGGGCGAGCGCCTCCAGATGGAAAACGAACTGCGTCAGGCCGTCGCCGGCATCTCGCCGACCGGTAGCGAGTTTGCCCTGCACTTCCAGCCGCAGATCGAGACGGTCAGCGGACGCGTTGTCGGCGTTGAGGCCCTGCTGCGCTGGAACAGCCCGAAGCTCGGTTTGATTTCGCCGATGCGCTTCATTCCCATCGCCGAAGAAACCGGCCTGATCCAGCCACTTGGTGATTGGGTGATCTGGGAAACCTGCCGCCTGATCCGCGTGATGAAGGGCCGGGGAGTCACCGGTATCCGCGTTGCCATCAACATTTCGGCCCAGCAACTACGCCACGAAAACCTGGTGCTGCTGGTCCGCGGGGCACTCGCCTGCTACGACCTGGAAGCGCAGGATATCGAGCTGGAAATCACCGAAAGTACGGCCATGGACAAGCCGGAAATGACCCTGACCATCCTCGACCAGCTCGCCGCGATGGGTGTCAAGCTGGCCATCGACGATTTCGGCACGGGCTATTCATCGCTGGCCTACCTCAAGCACCTGCCCATCCACCGGCTCAAACTCGACCGATCCTTCGTCAAGGACCTCGAAACCGACCCCAACGATGCGGCCATCTGTACCGCGACAATCGCCCTTGGCCACAGCCTCGGCCTTGAACTGGTGGCCGAAGGCGTCGAAACCGAAACCCAGCGCGACTTCCTTGCCGGTCTTGGCTGCGACATGCTGCAAGGTTACCTGTATAGCCGCCCCATGCCTTTCGAAGCGACGGTGGACTACCTCAAGGCCCACCAGCCGACTAACGGATAA
- a CDS encoding polyamine aminopropyltransferase: MRHALLFSVFVIASCGLAYELIAGALSSYLLGDSVTQFSTVIGTYLFAMGAGSWLSKYITRDLIGRFIQIELIVGLLGGFSAIGLFLVFTWLSAPFKLVLYLAVFGVGILVGLEIPLVMRILKRELAFKDLVSQVLTFDYLGALAVSILFPLVLAPQIGMVRTGLLFGVLNVAVALWALHLFRDQLPARRWLAVQSWTVFGLLVAGFAGAGQLTTLAESHLYADEIIHAETTPYQRLVVTRWRDDLRLFINNNLQFSSRDEYRYHEALVHPGLSSLPGAKRVLVLGGGDGLAVREILKYPGIEAVTLVDLDPAMTDLFSTAPPLVALNQGALSSPKVTVVSADALQWLEESRDYFDFIVIDFPDPTNFALGKLYTSAFYRLVEKRLSARGLLVVQSTSPLYARQSFWCVVTTLESAGFKTAPYHALVPSFGEWGYIIAGRQAFVPGPLIPETTRFLTAEMLPGLFLFPADMARLPAEVNQLNNQVLVRTFEAEWRQVIR; this comes from the coding sequence ATGCGGCACGCCCTCCTTTTTTCCGTCTTTGTCATTGCCTCATGCGGTCTGGCTTACGAGCTGATTGCCGGGGCGTTGTCGTCGTACCTGCTGGGCGATTCGGTGACCCAGTTCTCGACGGTGATCGGCACTTACCTGTTCGCCATGGGGGCTGGCTCATGGCTATCGAAATACATCACCCGCGACTTGATCGGGCGTTTCATCCAGATCGAATTGATTGTCGGGCTGCTTGGCGGTTTTTCGGCGATCGGGTTGTTCCTTGTCTTTACCTGGCTGTCAGCACCATTCAAGCTGGTGCTCTATCTCGCGGTGTTTGGCGTCGGGATTCTCGTTGGTCTGGAAATCCCGCTGGTGATGCGAATCCTCAAGCGTGAACTGGCCTTCAAGGACCTCGTGTCGCAAGTGCTTACTTTCGATTACCTCGGCGCGCTGGCGGTCTCCATCCTGTTTCCGCTGGTGCTGGCGCCACAGATTGGTATGGTTAGGACGGGGCTGCTCTTTGGCGTTCTCAATGTCGCCGTGGCGCTGTGGGCGCTACACCTTTTCCGCGACCAGTTGCCCGCGCGGCGCTGGCTGGCGGTGCAAAGCTGGACGGTATTCGGACTGCTGGTTGCCGGCTTCGCTGGCGCCGGACAACTGACGACCCTGGCCGAAAGCCACCTCTATGCCGACGAAATCATCCATGCCGAAACGACGCCCTACCAGCGCCTTGTTGTGACGCGCTGGCGTGACGACCTGCGCCTGTTCATCAACAACAACCTGCAGTTTTCATCGCGCGACGAATACCGCTATCACGAGGCACTGGTTCATCCCGGTCTGTCCAGCTTGCCCGGTGCCAAACGTGTGCTGGTGCTGGGTGGCGGTGACGGGCTGGCGGTGCGCGAAATTCTCAAGTATCCGGGCATCGAGGCAGTGACGCTGGTCGATCTCGATCCGGCGATGACCGACCTGTTTTCGACGGCGCCGCCATTGGTGGCCTTGAATCAGGGGGCGCTGAGCTCACCGAAAGTGACGGTGGTCAGCGCCGATGCCCTGCAGTGGCTGGAGGAAAGCCGCGACTATTTCGACTTCATCGTTATCGATTTCCCCGATCCGACCAATTTTGCGCTGGGCAAGCTGTATACCTCGGCTTTCTACCGCCTGGTCGAGAAACGACTGTCGGCACGCGGCTTGCTCGTTGTCCAGTCGACCTCGCCGCTTTATGCCCGGCAATCCTTCTGGTGCGTGGTGACGACCCTCGAAAGCGCTGGTTTCAAGACGGCGCCCTATCACGCACTGGTGCCGTCGTTTGGCGAATGGGGGTACATCATCGCGGGGCGTCAGGCATTTGTGCCGGGGCCGCTCATCCCGGAAACCACGCGTTTTTTGACGGCGGAAATGCTGCCCGGCCTATTCCTGTTTCCGGCCGATATGGCCCGCCTGCCGGCCGAGGTCAATCAGTTGAACAATCAGGTGCTGGTGCGTACCTTCGAAGCCGAGTGGCGTCAGGTTATCCGTTAG
- a CDS encoding YceI family protein: MLTKSFIPTLLLAAWLPLAQAEEFAIDPTHTYASFEIDHLGFSTQRGQFNRSSGIVEFDPEGKTGRIDISIDVASLDTGFELRDKVLRGESWFNAKDHPYIFFRSQTLIFTDERLSAVDGILVMLGEVRPLRLDISRFKCGFNLAKRQHGCGADATGVLRRSDFGLSNGLPFIGDEVRLRIQVEAYRP; this comes from the coding sequence GTGCTGACGAAATCCTTCATCCCTACCCTGCTGCTGGCCGCCTGGCTCCCCCTGGCGCAGGCCGAGGAATTCGCCATCGATCCGACGCACACCTACGCCAGCTTCGAAATTGACCACCTCGGCTTTTCCACCCAGCGCGGCCAGTTCAACCGGAGCAGCGGCATTGTCGAATTCGATCCCGAGGGCAAGACCGGCCGCATCGACATCAGCATCGACGTCGCTTCACTCGACACCGGCTTTGAACTGCGCGACAAGGTGCTGCGCGGCGAATCGTGGTTCAACGCCAAAGACCATCCCTACATTTTCTTTCGCAGCCAGACCCTGATTTTCACTGACGAACGCCTCAGCGCCGTCGACGGCATCCTCGTCATGCTCGGCGAAGTCCGTCCGCTACGCCTCGACATCAGCCGCTTCAAGTGCGGTTTCAATCTGGCCAAACGGCAGCACGGCTGTGGCGCCGACGCCACGGGCGTGCTGCGCCGCTCCGATTTTGGCCTGAGCAATGGCCTGCCCTTCATCGGCGATGAGGTCAGGCTGCGCATCCAGGTCGAAGCCTACCGCCCCTGA